The Benincasa hispida cultivar B227 chromosome 9, ASM972705v1, whole genome shotgun sequence genome has a segment encoding these proteins:
- the LOC120085520 gene encoding ABC transporter C family member 4-like, producing MASVSWLTSLSCIAIQSSKGTYPSTTSQWLQFTFLSPCPQRAILSLVDLLFLLLVILFASQKLYSKFTAKGRSDSDLNELLIEKSRACLETTIWFKLSLILSVLFALICTVFCILAFTMSKQAQWTLTNGLFWLVQAVTHSVIAILIIHEKRFEAARHPLTLRLYWTANFIIVCLFTASGIIRLVSSKETEEPNLRFDDIVFIVFLPLSMVLLYIAIEGSTGIMMTRTVQEINKDGEEFEPSNGSNVTAYASASSLSKLLWLWMNPLLKKGYVAPLVIDQVPSLAPEHRAATRLAIFESKWPKPHERSENPVQTTLFRCFWKDILFTGVLAVIRLGVMFMGPVLIQNFVDYTAGKRSSPYEGYYLILTLVFAKFFEVLTTHHFNFSSQKLGMLIRCTLITSIYKKGLKLSSSARQAHGIGQIVNYMAVDAQQLSDMMLQLHAIWLTPFQVAIAFVLLYAYLGAAVAAAAVGLLAVFLFVLFTTKNNNRFMRQVMMGRDSRMKATNEMLNNMRVIKFQAWEEHFQKRVETFRGTEFKWLTKFMYSVSITMVVLGSAPALISTVTFGCAILLGIQLDAGTVFTAMSLFKLVQEPIRTFPQSLISLSQAVISLGRLDHFMLSGELEEDSVEREEGCDNGIAVEVQDGSFSWDDEDGEVLKNINFNVRKGELTAIVGIVGSGKSSLLASVLGEMHKISGRVRVCGRTAYVAQTSWIQNGTIEENILFGLPMDRQRYTKVIRVCCLEKDLEMMEFGDQTEIGERGINLSGGQKQRIQLARAVYQDCDIYLLDDVFSAVDAHTGSEIFKECVRGTLRDKTVILVTHQVDFLHNVDLILVMRDGMIVQSGKYNDLLSTETDFEALVAAHETSMESVENSTAEAVENRPLLRKSSSTHSEVNGENNVVDKPNTDKGSSKLIQDEERETGRVGWAVYKVYCTEAFGWWGVAVVLALSLAGQLSSMSSDYWLAYETSDGNAKSFDSSLFITVYAILACVSLVLVAFRSFGTIFLGLKTATVFFSQILNCILHAPMSFFDTTPSGRILSRASTDQTNIDVFIPFFLGSTLVMYFSVLGIIIIICQYSWPTAFFLIPLGWLNVWYRGYFLSSSRELTRLDAITKAPVIHHFSESITGVMTIRSFRKQELFCLENIKRVNANLRMDFHNNGSNEWLGFRLELLGSLFLCISTLFMILLPSSIINPATVGLSLSYGLSLNTVLFWAIYMSCFIENKMVSVERIKQFTIIPSEAAWRVKDKLPPPNWPTHGDVHLQDLLVRYRPNTPLVLKGITLSIHGGEKIGVVGRTGSGKSTLVQVFFRLVEPSGGKIIVDGIDISRLGLHDLRSRFGIIPQEPVLFEGTVRNNIDPVGQYTDEEIWKSLARCQLKDIVAAKPDKLDSSVVANGDNWSVGQRQLLCLGRVMLKRSQLLFMDEATASVDSQTDAVIQKIIREDFVMCTIISIAHRIPTVMDCDRVLVVDAGLAKEFDKPSRLLERPSLFGGLVQEYANRSTDL from the exons ATGGCTTCTGTTTCGTGGTTAACATCGCTCTCTTGCATTGCGATTCAATCTTCAAAAGGGACTTATCCTTCAACCACTTCCCAATGGCTGCAATTCACTTTTCTATCTCCATGTCCTCAAAGAGCaattttatccttagttgatCTTCTATTTCTACTTCTTGTCATATTATTTGCATCCCAAAAGCTATATTCAAAGTTCACTGCCAAAGGCCGGTCCGACTCTGATTTGAATGAACTTCTCATTGAGAAGAGTAGAGCTTGTCTCGAGACTACTATCTGGTTCAAACTCTCTTTGATTTTGAGTGTTCTGTTTGCCTTAATTTGCACTGTCTTTTGTATTTTAGCATTTACTATGAGTAAACAAGCGCAATGGACTTTAACCAATGGATTATTTTGGTTAGTTCAAGCTGTAACTCATTCAGTGATTGctatcttgatcattcatgaaAAGAGGTTTGAAGCTGCTAGGCATCCATTAACACTCCGGCTTTATTGGACTGCAAATTTCATTATTGTTTGTCTCTTTACTGCATCTGGGATTATTCGTCTGGTTTCTTCCAAAGAAACTGAGGAACCCAACTTGAGGTTCGATGACATTGTTTTCATAGTTTTCTTGCCATTGTCAATGGTTCTTCTTTATATTGCTATCGAAGGATCAACTGGCATTATGATGACCAGAACAGTACAAGAGATTAATAAAGACGGCGAGGAATTTGAACCCTCAAATGGATCCAATGTGACTGCCTATGCTTCAGCTTCTTCACTGTCCAAATTACTCTGGCTTTGGATGAACCCTTTGCTTAAAAAAGGTTATGTAGCCCCTTTAGTTATTGACCAAGTACCATCCCTTGCTCCAGAACATAGAGCTGCAACAAGGCTagcaatatttgaatcaaaatgGCCTAAACCACACGAGAGATCTGAGAATCCTGTTCAAACCACATTGTTTCGGTGCTTCTGGAAAGATATTCTCTTCACTGGTGTTCTTGCAGTCATCCGTCTTGGCGTCATGTTTATGGGGCCTGTCCTTATCCAAAATTTTGTTGATTATACTGCTGGAAAAAGAAGCTCCCCTTATGAAGGATACTACCTCATATTGACCCTCGTGTTTGCTAAATTTTTTGAGGTGTTAACTACTCATCACTTCAATTTCAGCTCCCAGAAGCTAGGAATGCTTATTCGGTGTACCCTTATTACTTCAATATACAAGAAAGGCCTAAAGTTATCCTCATCCGCCCGGCAGGCACATGGGATTGGACAGATTGTAAATTATATGGCTGTAGATGCCCAGCAACTTTCAGATATGATGTTGCAGTTACATGCTATATGGTTGACACCATTTCAAGTTGCTATAGCCTTTGTACTCTTATATGCCTATCTTGGTGCAGCAGTGGCTGCTGCAGCAGTTGGACTTTTGGCTGTCtttttgtttgttctttttaCAACCAAGAATAACAATAGGTTCATGAGGCAAGTGATGATGGGTCGTGATTCAAGGATGAAAGCAACAAATGAGATGCTTAACAATATGCGCGTGATTAAGTTCCAAGCATGGGAGGAACATTTTCAAAAAAGAGTCGAAACTTTCCGTGGGACTGAGTTTAAATGGCTTACCAAGTTCATGTATTCAGTATCTATCACTATGGTGGTGCTGGGGAGCGCTCCAGCACTGATATCAACTGTTACCTTTGGCTGTGCAATCCTCTTAGGCATTCAACTGGATGCGGGGACAGTTTTTACAGCAATGAGTCTCTTCAAACTTGTGCAGGAGCCTATCAGAACCTTCCCTCAGTCTTTAATTTCACTATCACAAGCAGTAATATCACTTGGAAGGTTGGATCATTTCATGTTGAGTGGGGAGTTGGAGGAGGATTCAGTGGAGAGGGAAGAAGGATGTGACAATGGAATAGCAGTGGAGGTTCAAGATGGGTCATTTAGCTGGGATGATGAGGATGGagaagttttgaaaaatataaattttaatgttAGGAAAGGAGAGCTTACAGCTATTGTTGGCATTGTGGGATCTGGGAAATCTTCTCTTTTGGCCTCCGTTCTAGGCGAGATGCACAAAATATCTGGAAgg GTTCGGGTATGTGGGAGAACAGCTTATGTTGCCCAAACATCATGGATACAGAATGGGACTATTGAAGAGAACATATTGTTTGGTTTGCCAATGGACAGACAAAGATATACCAAAGTAATCCGAGTTTGTTGCCTGGAAAAGGATTTAGAAATGATGGAATTCGGAGATCAAACGGAGATTGGTGAACGTGGTATTAATTTAAGTGGCGGCCAGAAACAGAGAATACAACTTGCGAGAGCTGTATACCAAGATTGTGACATATATCTCCTTGATGACGTGTTTAGTGCTGTTGATGCTCACACTGGGTCAGAAATATTCAAG GAGTGTGTTAGGGGAACTCTCAGAGACAAGACTGTCATACTTGTTACTCACCAAGTTGATTTCTTGCACAATGTGGACCTCATCTTA GTAATGCGAGATGGGATGATTGTGCAATCGGGCAAGTACAACGATTTATTAAGTACTGAAACAGATTTTGAGGCCTTGGTTGCTGCACATGAAACCTCCATGGAAAGTGTGGAAAATAGCACTGCTGAAGCAGTTGAAAACCGTCCCTTACTACGAAAATCTTCATCCACGCATAGTGAGGTCAATGGTGAAAACAATGTTGTTGATAAGCCAAACACAGATAAGGGCTCTTCTAAGCTCATCCAagatgaagagagagaaacaggAAGAGTTGGTTGGGCAGTCTACAAAGTTTACTGCACAGAGGCCTTTGGATGGTGGGGTGTGGCTGTTGTGTTGGCACTATCTTTGGCAGGGCAATTGTCGTCCATGTCCAGCGACTACTGGCTGGCATATGAAACTTCAGATGGGAATGCCAAATCATTTGACTCCTCACTTTTCATTACCGTCTATGCAATACTTGCTTGTGTTTCATTGGTTTTGGTAGCTTTCAGATCCTTTGGCACTATATTTTTGGGGCTTAAGACAGCTACTGTTTTCTTCTCACAAATTCTTAACTGCATCCTACATGCTCCCATGTCATTTTTTGACACTACACCTTCAGGAAGGATACTAAGTCGG GCATCGACTGATCAGACCAACATCGATGTGTTCATCCCCTTTTTCTTGGGAAGTACTCTCGTCATGTACTTCTCTGTGCTCGGCATAATCATCATTATATGTCAATATTCCTGGCCTACAGCTTTCTTCCTTATTCCACTTGGCTGGCTTAACGTATGGTATCGg GGCTATTTCCTTTCGTCATCTCGTGAGCTAACTCGTCTGGATGCCATCACAAAAGCACCTGTTATTCATCACTTTTCAGAAAGCATAACCGGAGTAATGACAATACGCTCTTTTAGAAAACAAGAGCTATTTTGCCTAGAGAATATCAAACGTGTCAATGCCAATTTACGCATGGATTTCCACAATAATGGATCTAATGAGTGGTTGGGTTTTCGTTTGGAGCTGCTTGGAAGTCTCTTCCTCTGTATCTCTACCTTGTTCATGATCTTATTACCTAGCAGTATTATAAATCCAG CAACTGTTGGTTTATCACTTTCTTATGGTTTATCTTTGAATACTGTGCTGTTTTGGGCCATTTATATGAGCTGCTTCattgaaaacaaaatggttTCTGTTGAGAGAATAAAGCAATTTACCATAATACCCTCTGAAGCAGCATGGAGGGTTAAAGACAaacttcctcctccaaactggCCTACCCATGGTGATGTTCATCTACAAGACCTACTG GTGCGTTATCGCCCGAACACTCCATTGGTTCTCAAGGGTATCACTCTAAGCATTCATGGGGGAgaaaagattggagttgttggcaGAACAGGAAGTGGAAAATCAACTTTGGTCCAAGTCTTCTTCAGGCTAGTTGAACCTTCAGGAGGGAAAATCATCGTGGACGGCATCGACATAAGCAGGCTTGGGCTTCATGATCTTCGATCACGATTTGGGATCATTCCACAAGAACCAGTTCTTTTTGAAGGAACTGTGAGAAACAACATTGATCCAGTTGGCCAGTATACTGATGAAGAAATATGGAAG AGCCTCGCGCGGTGCCAACTTAAAGACATTGTTGCTGCAAAACCTGATAAACTGGATTCATCAG TGGTTGCTAATGGAGACAATTGGAGTGTGGGGCAGAGACAACTTCTGTGTTTAGGAAGGGTTATGTTAAAGCGTAGCCAGCTTTTGTTTATGGATGAGGCAACAGCATCAGTCGACTCGCAAACCGACGCCGTGATTCAAAAGATCATCCGAGAGGACTTCGTAATGTGTACGATTATCAGCATTGCTCACAGAATCCCAACAGTTATGGACTGTGATAGAGTTTTGGTTGTAGATGCAG GACTTGCTAAAGAGTTTGACAAACCATCTAGATTGCTCGAGAGGCCGTCACTATTCGGGGGATTGGTTCAAGAGTATGCTAATCGCTCAACTGATTTGTAA